TGGATATATTTTGTGCGAAACTACCGAGTGGGCAAAGCAAGGCTTCGAACCCCAAAATGTAGAGGTAGAGTATCCATTTTAGTGCAATGCTACTGCGATAAACCATGCTGCGCAAACTTACGCAAATTTTAAAAAACTATAATCAGTATTAATGCAACATAACTGACTGATAATTATAGCTTTAGAAAAGTTTGTTAAATGAGGTTGTGGTGTAGAATTTTATTCAATATAAATAATTTAAGAAAATATCCAAATTAAAAATAATGCGATGACAGCGACAAAGGCAATAGTAGCTGCAATTACGATAGGCGTAGAAATGCTAAATTGATGCATTTGTCGGTTTCCGGCAATTTCTAACCGGTTGCGGATAGCGCGGTTCTCGGCGGCGTGGATGCCAATGATAATATCTCTGCGCAAAGAAATCTCGGTCTGCATCTGCGGATTTTGAGCCAGAAACTCTTCAAAATTAACCCTGTCTTCTTCAGAAAGTTCCTTTTTTAGATATTTATCCATCAATATTTCTATTTCTTTATCAGAAAGTTCTATATTTTCCATACTTAATTATCCATTGTTGATCTTGTATTAGGTAGTCTTTGTTGTATAGCTTTTTTTAGTTTAGAAAGGCATTTATTTTTTTGTGTCTTAGAGGTTTCGGAATTTGCATATCCAAGCCGTTGTGCAATTTCCTCGTGTGAAAGCTGATGTTTGTAAAACAAACTCAGTACTTTTTTGCAAGCATCAGAAGCCTGCTCAAAAAGTTCTTGAACCAACTGTTGTCGTTCATTCAAAAGTTCTTCTTGAAATTCAATATCTACAAATTCATTTGCTTCTTCGGGTAAGTCATATAAATATTCAAATGGGTTATTTTTTCGTTTTCGGATTCTTTCTAACCAAAGATTTTTGCAAATTGCATAAAAATATGTTTTAACACTCACATCATGCCGTGGTTTATACTTACCATCACGGGTATTATTTAACAAGACCAAAATAGCGTCCTGAATCAAATCTTCTGCGTCTTGGGTATTTCCACTGTTGATTCTGACAAAGTTCTTGATACTGTGGGCATATTGCATATTGATATAATAATATCCCCAACCATCATTGCTTAGTAAGCTATTAATAATCTTGTGGTCAAGCGTTAGTTCTTCTTGTTCTTTTTCAAAACGAACACAGCATAGATTAAAAATATGTTCTTCTAAGCTGCTACCCAATGTTGGTTTAAATTTACCTTTAACGATTAAATTTCTTACTTGCAGCAAGGCATCTTTGAGTAGTCTTTTAACAGTCTCTTCTTTTTTTAGTTCAACTAATAGTGCGGGAATAATTTTAAGGTATAGCATTTCAATGAGGCTATCATCTCCGTCTTTTATTCGGGATATAATGGTAGGATCATCTAAGTTTTTAGGGTATTCAGTGGACATCGGGGAGCAAATCTAATCCAATATCTGTTCTATAAGTTTTACCGGTAAAGTTTACGGACTGAACGGCTTGATAAGCATGGGAAATGGCTTTTTTTAGGGATTCAGCGGCAACAGTAACATTTATGACTCTACCTCCTGCGGTTATTAATTGTTTATTTTCATCAAGGGTTGTTCCGGCATGAAAAAGCAGTGCGTCTGTGTGTGTTATTTCGATTTTGTGTCCTGTTGTTATCTTTCCGGGGTATCCGGCACTTGTGCAAACCACATTTAACATCGTTTCTGGCGATACTTCTATGTGTGTATTTGGCTGAATTTTTTTAGCTGCAGCTAAATAACAAAGATAAGCAAAGTCAGCTTTGATTCTGGGCAGAACAACTTGGGTTTCCGGATCTCCCAAACGCACGTTGTATTCCAAGATATAGGGCTGATTATCAAGAACCATGATTCCTAAAAACAGGAATCCACAGTAATCAATTTGTTCTTGTTGCAGCCCTTTTAGGGTTGGGTATATTATTTGGGCAATAATTTGTTGTTTTAATGTTTCATTAAACCAGGGTACCGGAGATACTGCCCCCATTCCGCCGGTATTAGGGCCTAAGTCGTTATTTTGGGCACGTTTATAGTCTTTGGCTTCTGGAAGCCAGATAAACTCTTTTCCGTCGGTCAAAATAAAACAGGAAATTTCTTTACCGGCTAAATATTGCTCTACTACAACTTTTGAGGCTGCATCTTGTAATGTTTTATCAGCCCAAAAATCTTGTAATGTGCTTTTTAGTTCGGGTTCATTTTGGCAGATGGCTACCCCTTTTCCGGCAGCCAAGCCGTCAGCTTTGAGTACGCAAGGAAACCCAAGTTTATGAGCATAATCCAGCACGTTATCATATTCTCCGGTTGTAAAAACTTGATATTGCGCTGTGGGTATGTTGTTTTTGGCGAAAAAGTGTTTGGCAAAAGACTTACTGCTTTCCAGCATAGCGGCGGCTTGATTGGGGCCACATACGAAGCAGTATGGACGCAGATAGTCAGCAATTCCGGCAGCTAAGGGCTGTTCGGGGCCTACTATCACCAAATCAATATGTTCTTGCTGAATGAATTCAGCAATTTTCTCAAAATCAGTGAGCTGTATTGTTATATTTGTGCCTAAGGTAGCCGTTCCGGGGTTTCCTGGGCAGGTAAATAAGGCTGTGCATGACGGGCTTTTGTGAATTGCTAACGCCATTGCGTGCTCTCGACCGCCGGAACCTAACAATAGTACACGCATACTCTTAATCCTAAAACTTCTCTACCAAAATTTGTAATCCTTTCACAAAATTGGTTTCCGGCTGATACATCAATTCAGTTTGTGCACGAACGATAGATGCCAGTGAGTTCTTTATATCTCCAATACGTGGTGGTTCAAACTTTGGCTCAATATTTTTTCCTAAAATGGTATTTAGATGCTGAATGAGATCTAACAAAGAATGGGTGGAATTACAAGCAATATTAAAAACTTTACCGGAAACATTAGGAGAATCGCAGGCTAAAAGATTTGCATTAACTACATTTTTTACAAAAGTAAAATCTCTACTTTGGGTTCCGTCTCCGTGGACAGTAGGCTTTTGAGCCTTTAACATAGCACTTAGAAATTTCGGAATCACCGCTGCATATTGAGAATTAGGGTCTTGTCTGGGGCCAAAAACATTAAAGTATCGTAAGGCAACGGTTTCTAAGCCATAAACTTTATGAAACACTTGGCAGTAGTGCTCCCCTGATAACTTGCTTACAGCATAAGGAGATTTCGGGCTGGGTGTCATGGTTTCAATCTTAGGAGATTCAGGGTTATCTCCATAAACGGAGGATGAAGAAGCATAAATAAACCGTTTAACACGAGCTTCTTTGGCAGCATATAGCATCGTTAGGGTTCCGTTTGCATTTATGTCATTGCTAGTAATCGGGTCATTAATAGAGCGTGGCACAGAACCCAATGCGGCTTGATGTAACACAAAGTCTATTCCCTTAACTGCCTGCAATGCAACATGATAATAGCGGATATCTCCCTCTATTAACTCTATATCGTTTATAAACTGATCTAAGTTTCGGCGATACCCAGTTGAGAAATTATCCAACACACGAACAAATTCTCCGCGTTTTAATAGATCTTCAACAATGTGTGAACCAATAAAACCAGCACCTCCGGTTATTAAATAACGAGCCATATTATTGTAAATTCAATAAAAATAATTTTTTAACTAATAAAATAACCTCTAAATATAGGTGATTAAAAAAATGATAACCCATAGAACACTCAAAAACGCGCTGCCTAAACATCTTTACTTTACTATTTATCATGATATTTTAGAGAGCAATTTACAAATAAAATTTAACTGTGTTAGGTAAATAATGGAGTTTTTTCTGCTAATTATAAAGTCATTTTAAGTATGTTAGATTTTCTTTCGGAAAAAATATTTGATTTTTCTGCGAATTTTTTGAAACCAAGGCTCATCCTCTTCATAATATCCATATCCATACCCATAGCCGTAGTAGCCGTATCCATACCCATGGTCTTTGCTTACGTCATTGAGCAAAATGCACAGATTACTAATTTTTTTACTCTGGTGCAGTTCATCTACATAGTCTATAAAATCTACCTTAGTGATATTTTGTCTGGTAACAAAAATATTTATATCTGAAAGTTTTGATAATATAAGGGCATCAGTTACCAATCCTATTGGGGGAGTATCTAAGACAACAAAGGAGAAATTTGCTTTTAAATACTCTATAAGTTCAGGCATCTTGTTGTCTAACAGTAATTCAGATGGATTGTTAGTATCTGAGCCAGAGGGGATTACGTACAGATAATCTGCTTGTGTTTGGTAGATTACATCCTGAATTTCTTTATTTCCTTTCAAATAGTCTGTTATTCCGGGTAAGCCTCTGACTCCGGTATATTGTCCAAGTCGCTCTTTTGAGTCAGGTGAAGTTACGGGCATTGCATTTAAGTATTCATGGATTTTGGGTTTTCGTAGGTCTAAGCCTAAGATAATGGTCTTTTTTCCTGCCATAGAAAGTGCAACGGCTAAGTTTGTAGCAGTAAAGGTTTTGCCTTCGTTTGCAATTGAAGAGGTAAGTAAAATAACTGAACCTTGTTGATCTTGTCCTGTTCTTTTGTAATAGTTTATATTTGAGCGCAAGATTCGGAAGGCTTCTGATACGCCGCTACGTGGTTTTTCAAAAGTGATTAGCTTATGACGTTTGTTGCTATCATAGTTATGCGGAATACTCCCCAAGAAAGGAACATCTGTTTTTTGGGAAATCTCAACTTTATCCAGAATCGTATTTTGGGAAAAGTGTTTTGCTAAAATAACGCCTAATGGGATAAAAAGCCCAAGAAAAATAGCTGCTGCATAAACCAAAACGGGTTTTGGAAAAACGGGATCGTCAGGGTCCAGCATAGCCGGCTCAACAATCTGAACATCAGGCGTATTAGAAGAACGACTGATTGCTGCCTCCGTCCGTTTTTCCATCAAAAACACATACAAATTCTCACTCAGTTTATAATTCCGCTGGATATTTACTAACTCCCGCTCTGACTTGGGGAGTTGCTTAACAGACTGCTCCACTTGCTTTATCCGATTATTCAAATCATTCATAGCTAAGCTATTAGCAGTAAGTAAGTTATTTACATTTTCTAAAATTTTATTGCGTAATGTCTTTATTCTATCTTCCAAAAGTTTTACTTGCGGGCTTTGTATCATTCCTTGATCTAAGTAAACTTTCTTTTCTAATTGAAGGCTGATTAAATCCATCACTAACTTATTCAGAATAGGATCTTGATTTTCTCCCAATGAAAATGGGAATATACCGTTGTTGAAATCTTCGTTATTAATGTTATTTTTAAGGTATTCGTAATATTTCTGGGCGATTATATATTTTGCACGCTCTTCTTCTAACTTGCTGAGTTCTTCCAAGAGCATTTTGGCTTCTATACTAAGGTCGGCAATTTGATAGGATGATTTAAACTGCTCTAATTGGGCTTCTACGCTGCCTAAAGTATCACTAGTTTGTTTGAGCTCTTTATCAATAAACTCAATTGTCTTAATTGACACTTCATTTTTTAGGTCTAAATTTTGAGAGGCATAATTTCGGACTAATGTCTGCAAAAAATAGACGGCCTTTCTCGGTACATTTTGTTGTATTGAAACATCTATGATGGTAGAGCCAACAGGTTCTGGATTTACTACTAACCGGCGTTTATAGTCTGCAGCTAACCGCTTCAAATTATGTATTCTGAATGAATAATTTGTAATAACTATGTCTTTAACGATTTTTTCGGGCTTTACCAATCGTAGTGCAAATTCAAAATTACCGACCTTAACAATTTGATTAAACTGTACTTTTTGGTTTATCGAAAACGGCCCATAAAATATCGTTCCTTCACTTTCAGCAGTAAGTTGGTAGGTTTTGCTATCAATCAAAGTTACTTTAAAATCAACCCCATAAGGTAATGAGGAATCACAAGCAAATACCTTTGCTGTATCTACAACAATGGCAAAGGGGTTGTCTTCATATAATTCAATGTTATTGAATAATCCCTTAGAGTAGAATGATACCCAGAATCCTAACTGCCTTAATGATAGGAATATCAGTGGCTGTGAAGTTATGATTGTAGATTCGTTGAATACTTTTTCCTTTGTTTGAAAAGTGATTTCGCCGAATAAAATTTCGGAAGGGTCTTGGAAGCCGCCACTATCTTTGATTAATAGGGTTGTTTTTGCTTGAAAAACGGGAATGCTGTACCGTAAGAAAAGCCACGCTAAGAAAATAAAAAATATTAGGGAAAAGAGTATCCAGTATTTATTGGTTTTTATACGGCGATAAAACTTTTTAAATGCCTGAGTATCTCGGCTTTCTTGATTGGGTTGCGAAATAAAATCTGCCATGAATGTTTAACTAAAGGCTACTTGCGCGTAAGCACATTCAAGATGATTGCTAAAGTTGATAAAAGTGGTAAAACCCACATCGCGTTATTCATAACGAATTTTTTGGCTTTCATAGGTTTTATGTAGATAATATCGTTTGGGCGAAGATAATAATCTTCTGTTGTCAAAGTTCTTTGATTCGTCATATCCATGTATAAGACTTTGGCTTCTCCGGGGTTGCCGTGTGTACGCACAACTTTTATGACTTCTCGGTTTGCCCATGGTGAAAAGTCTCCTGCTAAGGCTATTGCGTCATAAATCGTTGGTGTAGTAAGATATACCGGATACAAGCCAGGATGCAGTACCTCTCCCATAACGGTTACGTTAAAATTCATCAAAAAAATACGAACGTTTGGGTCTGAAAAATACCTACGGGCAATAATCTTTAGCTCTTGCTGCATCTCTGAAATCGTTTTCCCCAAAACATATTGGTAGCCAATTGTCGGTAAATCTACCCGCCCGCTGTCATCAACCATATAACCTTTTAGGTATGGATGCTGGTTCGTACCAAGCCCAATAGTTGCCTCCTGCTCTGTGTTAAAGGGTATTATCGCAGAAGTAGCAATAGAACCCATCTGAATCGAAAGAACATCTCCTTTTTGTATTCGATAACTATAACTTGACCGTTCTACTGCAGAATTTTGAGAGTAGTCCTGCGATTTGGGAATAGATTTATTTTGAAAAAGCACTATTTTTTTGTTTGAAACGCATCCAGAAAGATTAGCTAATACGCTAATAATCAAAATGTAGCCAAAAAAAAATACTTTTGCAGATGTCTTTGAGATGGTTATAGAATTACCGACTTGCATTCGGCTTCAAATATAGGAACTTTGTAGAGATAAATAGATAGCAAAAGATGTTTTTTATTGCTGCCCAAGAACCTACGTATCAAAAACCATCAGATACCGGTGTGTGTATTGAATTTAGTTACTTTTGCACGGTATGATGAAAGCAGTTTATCATTTCGGGCGCTACTTAATGCTTCTCCGAATGTTCTTTGAGTCTCCTGAAAAATTTAAAATCTATTGGAGACTTACAATGCAGGAAATAGTAGCTATGGGTATCGGGAGTGTGTCTATCGTTTTCATTATTTCTGTTTTTATCGGTGCTGTTACAACGGTTCAAACTGCTTATCAATTGGTGAGTAACTTAGTTCCTAAGTCCACTATTGGAGCGATAGTTTCGACCTCTGCTATTTTAGAATTAGCTCCTACAATACTTTCTTTAGTGCTTGCCGGAAAAATCGGTTCACATATTGCTGGTGAGCTTGGGACAATGCGTGTAACAGAGCAAATTGATGCACTGGAAGTTATGGGAATAAACTCCGCATCATATTTGATTTTACCAAAGATTATCGGTGCCATGATTGCTTTCCCGTGCTTAGTGATTTTTTCTTGTTTTTTAACACACATTGGCGGTATAATAGCCGGAGATATGACCGGCGAAGTTACCGCAGCACAATTTGGGCTTGGAGCAAGAGAGTTTTTTGAGCCGTTTCAGGTTACTTTTATGCTTATTAAAGCTGTAACCTTTGGATTTGTAATTAGCTCTATTTCAGCCTATCAAGGATTTTATGTTAAGGGAGGAGCCTTAGAAGTAGGCCGTTCAAGTACCTTAGCCGTAGTTTATAGTTGTATCTTTGTGGTCTTTTGTGATTATATTTTAGCCCAATTGCTGTTATGATTGTTATCCGCAATATCTGGAAGTCGTTTGGAACCAATGATGTGTTAAAAGGTATTGATTTTGAATTTGAAAAAGGAAAAGTTAATATGGTAATTGGGGCATCAGGAAGCGGAAAAAGTGTCTTAGTTAAAAATGTAGTTGGCTTAATGACACCCAATCAAGGGCAGGTTTTTTTTGAAGACCGTGATTTTTATGCCTTACCGATACAAGAACGTAGGGAAATCAGAAAAGACATCGGAATGCTATTTCAATTTTCCGCCTTATTTGATTCTATGACCGTAGCCCAAAACGTAGCTTTTCCTTTAAAGACCTTTACCAATAAAAGTCAGCACGAAATTGACCAACGGGTTCAATTTTGTTTGTCCCGTGTAAATCTACACAATGTAGATCATTTATATCCGGCAGAAATTTCAGGCGGAATGAAAAAACGGGTCGGTATTGCCAGAGCGATAGCCAATAACCCCTGCTACTTATTTTGTGATGAACCCAACTCCGGCTTAGACCCACAAACTGCCTCATTGATAGATAAACTTATCCAAGAACTTACTTATGAGTATAAAACAACAACAGTTGTAATCTCTCATGACATGAACTCGGTTGTAAATATTGGGGATAAAATTATGTTTATCCACCAAGGGAAAAAAGCGTGGGAAGGCAGCCGATTTGATATTCGAAAAACAGATAACCCAATTGTAAACGCCTTTGTATTTGTATCTGACTGGATACGCCATGATTAGCAATAACTTATGGAGATAATCCGAATCGGTATTTTGTCCATTACATGGAAAGATCTATTAGACATCGGAATAGTTTCGTTTTTAATCTATGAAGCCTTAGCTATCTTTAAAGGTACTGCTTTTGTTCGGCTGCTGAGTATCATCTTGGGTGTCTTTATTTTATATGAACTTGTTGTTTTTTTTGATTTAACTTTACTTAAAGCACTACTTGGTCAGGTACTAAACGTAGGGTTATTAGGTACGTTGGTTATTTTTTCTCCGGAAATACGCCGTTTTTTGATTTTACTTACTAAAAATAGATTTTTAGATTTATTACAACGCTCATTCCGTTGGAGCAGCCAAGATGCTATTCCGCATAAAGAGGTTTTGTTAGCCGTAGAAGATTTAGCCCGAAACCGTGTAGGAGCAATTATTGCATTACAGGGAAGCTCTCCATTATCCCAAATTATAGACACCGGAGATATGCTAAATGCTGCTGTGTCGCACCGGCTTATCTTGTCTATATTCCAGAAAAACAGCCCGTTGCATGACGGAGCATTAATCATTCATCGAAATAAAATGATAGCTGCTCGATGTCTTTTACCGATGAGTGAAAATATGAATTTACCGGCTCAATACGGTACGAGGCATCGAGCTTCGTTGGGCTTGAGTGAGCAATCAGACTCCTTGGTGATAATAGTTTCAGAAGAAACCGGAAATATATCGGTAGCGTGGGCTGGAAAAATCTATTATAACTTAATACTTTCCAATCTGAAAAACATGATTCATACATTCCAAAAGGAAAAAACACCCATATCGTGAGAATAATAATCTTATTTTGGCTATCCCGAAAGTTTATTTTATCTCCCAGACTACCTACGGCAGTCAATCTAATAACGATAATATCCATCATCGGAATTTGTTTATGTACTGCTGCTATGGTAATGGTTCTTTCTGTATTTAATGGATTTGAAACCCTCATGCAAGAGCTATTTGCCAAAATAGATGCAGATATTCAGCTAACGCCGCGTAATGGGAAATATTTGGAATATCCTATTTTTCAAAAAGATTTACAGCAAGATTTTATCCAGTACCACACTCCTATTTTTGAAAATAGAGCGTTAGTTCAATACCAAGACAAACAAGTTATGGTAGTTTTGCGGGGTGTAAGCAACCAATATCAACTTGTAAGCCGCTATCAAGAAGCGATTTATGACGGAAAAAAGCAGTTAGATTCTGCCGGAGAATTTCCTACTGTATTGCTGGGGGCAGGGGTTGCATACCAGTTAGCAGCAAACCTTGAAGACAAACTCCACCCGCTAAAACTATTCACAATTTCAGAAAATGCAGACCTCCTGACAAATCCTGAAGCTGCTCTACAGCAAATCAATGCCTTTCCTGCTGGATATTTTTCTATCCAAAAAGAATATGACGACCAATTAGTATTAGCACCGCTTTCTGTCGTTCATTCTCTCTTTCAAGTAGATACATCACTTACTACAACTATCGAAATTCGGTTAAAACCCGGAACAAATCCCTTAAAAGCGAAACTCAAATTACAACAAATTGTTGGAAATAAAGCAATAGCAAGAACCTCAATAGAGCAGCACGAAACTATTTACCTCGTTATGCGCAATGAAAAACAAATAGCTTTTCTGGTAATATTACTGATGCTAATTATTGCTGCATTTAACTTAGTGAGTAGCCTAACGATGACTATAATCTCTAAAAAACGGGAAATAGCTGTTTTACAAACAGTTGGTGCAAATCAAATAGCTATTCAAAAGCTATTTCTGTGTTTAGGGCTTTTAATTTCCGGAATAGGAAGCCTAACCGGAATTGGGCTTGGCAGCACTTTGGTTGTTCTACAAGACAAATACAAACTGCTAAAGCTAAATGGCGGAGAAACTTTCTTATTAGATGCCTTCCCGGCAACTTTACAAAGTTTAGATTTGGTACAGATTATGGGAACAGTAATCGTTATTACTTTAATAGCAAGCTATTGGCCGGCTAAGCAAGCCGCTAAAAGGCTTATTATTGAAAACCTGCAATACCGTTAAACTTAACTTCCTTCGCTTTCTCCGTCATTGCTAACTTCTCCGGCAACTTCTTCTTCCAGTGTAGATAAAAAGATTGCTTCTATTGCTTCCTGAACAGTAGGTAAAATATTGAGTACCTTATCTAATTGAGATATTTTTATCAATTTTTCTACATGCTGGTTGATGCAACACAAAATTAAATATCCATTTAACTGCCCACATAAACGATTGGCTATCAGAATAGAACTTAATCCTGAGCTATCAATATGTCGGGTTTTTTCTAAATCTAATATGATATTCCGCACTCCCTCTGCATTCAGCATCAAAAAATCACTTTTTAGTTCCGGCGCATTTCTGGTGTCTAATTTTTCTTCCAGAACTTTTAGGATAGTGTAATTTTCTTGTTTATCTAAGGTGATTCGCATAGCAAAGTTATGAATCGGCAAAGTTGAGAAATACTTCGCTTCAAAAACCTTTTTTATACCAAAAAAAGCTGCCTTTTTAGGCAGCTTTTTTTGGTATAAGGAATAAGTTAAATTATTCTTTTACGATTTTGACAACCCTGCGAACGTCTCCGCAAGAAATCTCAACCATATAAATTCCGGTTTCTAAGTCAGAAACAGAAATTTCTCGAACAATAGAACCTGTCGTTACTGTTTCTTGGTAACGTTTTACGGTAACGCCCAGAATATTAACAAAAGAAACTTCCAATTTAGAATCTATTTCGGGCATAGCAGTTATGACCAAAATATCGTGCATTGGGTTTGGATACGCAGAAATATCAGAAACAAAATCATCTGTTTTTGAAACATTCGTGGTAAATGAACCCATTGCTGCATAACCGGTAAATGCACCTGTGTTGCAGAAAGTTTTAACTTTTACTTCGTAAGTTGTATTGGCAGATAATCCGGTTAAGGTGGCAGAATTGGTCATTGCTACTTTAAATAGCCAAATACCGCCCGTTTTTCTATAATTAACATAGAAGCTATCGGCAATAGAGGCAGCGTCCCAAGTGATAGTCGCTTGGTTATTGGTAACACCGGAAGCTACTAAGTTACTTGCCGGAACACAAGCCATGGCGGTTGTAAAGTTAGGTCCAGATACCCTGGGTAGCGGTGTTCCATTGCAATACACAGCTATTTTCCACTCATAAGCTTGGTTATCTGGTTTTAGCTTAAAGATACGAATAGAATCTATGTCTGTCCAAACACGTCTTTGCCAATTGACAGCTCCTACTAAGCGGAAGTAGGTAACAACAGAATCCGGAGTTGTGTAAGGAGGGCCAGTAGGTAAGTCCCAATCCAAAGTTGCAGAATAAGCACTTAGATTAACAACTCGTAAATTAGTGGGCGTTGGGCAGACGGGTATCATTACGTTAATATTATAATCTTCCGTTTCTCCAAAATATTCTTCGGTACAAGACCCAGGTGCATTAAATCGGGTGGTACGAATACGCATCCGATGAACACCGGGATTAGCATTGTTCGGAATAGCTATAGAACCATTAAGATAATAATTAGCATTAGCAAAGTCTTCAAAAAGGACTTCTCCCGGGTCGTCAAAGTCAGTATCATCGTTAAAGTCCACCCAAATTTTACAATACTGTACTTCATGTTGAAAACTAAGTGATATGGGGTAGGTTGTTCCCGTAACGACATTAGCTGTTAAATTCTGGTAGTATGTATAGTAGTAAGGTTGATCAGAACAGCCTGTTGTATTATTAATACCGGCAAAAGTAACATTACTTATATAATCTCCAACAACGCAACCAACGCTATGAGAGGGTTGGCAATAGCATTTTGTAGGTATCTCCATATCTACAAACACTGGTGTAGAGGCAACAGTTGTTCCACAAATTACGTTGCAGCGATAATACGTAGCTGCAGTTTGGGAAACATATATTAAGGTATCAGTAGCATTACTAATATCTGTCCAAGAAGAACCGTCCAGAGAAGACTGCCACTGATAGGTTTGGTTTAGCCCTGCAGAGTTACCAGTTAAATTCAAAGGGAAAGAAATATTAGGGCAAATAACTGTTACTGGGCTATTTGCAGTTCCGGCAGTAGGTGGGTTTTGGCAAGGAGGGGGTATCATGATGTTGATTTTATAGTCTTCTGTTTCTCCATACGCTTGATTTGAACAGGTGGTAAAAGCAGAATTGTTCCAAACACATCTAACACGCATCCGATGAACTCCAGCAGGAGCATTTCCCGGGATAGCTACTAATTTACTAATACTGTAACCGGAGGCGGCCTGCGCAAATATCTCTTCACCCGGGTCGTCAAAGTCGCCATCATCATTAAAGTCCACCCAGATTTTTAAAAACTCATCACTATATCCAAATACAACAAACAGGCTATAAGAAGATCCGGCAAGAACATTAGCTGTTAAGCCGGAGTAATTTGTATAATAGTTAGGTGATGGGGAACAGCTTGTGGCGTTATTTATATCGCTAAACTTAAATCTGAAAATTCCATCACCTCCACTGCATCCACTTGTAAATGAGGGAGTACAGTAGCAATCATTTATATCTTTCATACCCACAAATACAGCGGAAGAGGCAACTGTTGTGCCGCAGGTTACATTACAACGATAATAAGTAGCAGCAGCCTGTGTAGCATAGAATATTGTAGTATTAGCATTACTAATATCCGTCCATATAGAGTTATCCGGTGAAGATTGCCATTGGTAAGTCTGGTTTAGTCCGTTAGAATTACCAGTAAGATATAGCTTAAAAGAAATATTCTTGCAAACATTAGCTGAAAGGCTATTAGCAGTGCCGGCAATAGGCGGATCTTGGC
This genomic window from Bacteroidia bacterium contains:
- a CDS encoding GEVED domain-containing protein; its protein translation is MYSFIISRLQSWRLVLVLAVVVWSLASSATAQVNAYTTTTGTGGTWYDLSSGTVIMSAENDDDPSAVQDIGFDFSLGATVYTQYSVSPDGFLRFGGIAASYQFNNTNSSRNQPKLFPWWNNLSLGASGQGGEIRYQLFGTAPNRVLVIQWGVTIPWSSNAANATFQVSLSEGTNTIQYVYGSPNTATDGSFGASIGISTSTTDFITLDAARVPSTTVFTTNITNYDGTNYPYVLFTPPPPCTNPPTAGTSTSSVPKICANVAFSLDLTGQSGGLYQTYQWQSSPDGSTWSDISGATSASYSGIEQTSATYYHCNVTCGTTVASSSVFVDMEDIDNCYCTPEYSDGCTDDDYIANFTFAGINNTTTCSPDPYYTYYPNLIANVNQGGSYSVSITLGNNLYSEVCRIWVDFNDNGSFEDSGEMILAQRGVGSMSNAIIISNNAPLGTHRMRVRGVYNNSNFTSCDYQYYGETEDYKINITPAPPCQDPPIAGTANSLSANVCKNISFKLYLTGNSNGLNQTYQWQSSPDNSIWTDISNANTTIFYATQAAATYYRCNVTCGTTVASSAVFVGMKDINDCYCTPSFTSGCSGGDGIFRFKFSDINNATSCSPSPNYYTNYSGLTANVLAGSSYSLFVVFGYSDEFLKIWVDFNDDGDFDDPGEEIFAQAASGYSISKLVAIPGNAPAGVHRMRVRCVWNNSAFTTCSNQAYGETEDYKINIMIPPPCQNPPTAGTANSPVTVICPNISFPLNLTGNSAGLNQTYQWQSSLDGSSWTDISNATDTLIYVSQTAATYYRCNVICGTTVASTPVFVDMEIPTKCYCQPSHSVGCVVGDYISNVTFAGINNTTGCSDQPYYYTYYQNLTANVVTGTTYPISLSFQHEVQYCKIWVDFNDDTDFDDPGEVLFEDFANANYYLNGSIAIPNNANPGVHRMRIRTTRFNAPGSCTEEYFGETEDYNINVMIPVCPTPTNLRVVNLSAYSATLDWDLPTGPPYTTPDSVVTYFRLVGAVNWQRRVWTDIDSIRIFKLKPDNQAYEWKIAVYCNGTPLPRVSGPNFTTAMACVPASNLVASGVTNNQATITWDAASIADSFYVNYRKTGGIWLFKVAMTNSATLTGLSANTTYEVKVKTFCNTGAFTGYAAMGSFTTNVSKTDDFVSDISAYPNPMHDILVITAMPEIDSKLEVSFVNILGVTVKRYQETVTTGSIVREISVSDLETGIYMVEISCGDVRRVVKIVKE